TGATGAAATCTGCGCCCACATGCGCGAGCCGGTCACCTTCCCCGAGCCGGGCGAGCTGGAAGTCATCGACCGTGAAGCACCGACTGTCGCCCCCGAGGATTACAAGCCCTACGACGACAGCCAGGGGCAGATCCCGCCGCTGGCATCCTTCGGCAGCGGCTACCGCTACCATGTCACCGGCCTGAACAAGGCGGCCGACGGTTTCCCGACCACCAAGGCGGAACTGGTTGACGCCGAAGAGCGTCGTCAAATCGCCAAGGTGATGGACAACCTCGACGACATCCTGAAGAACGAGGAATACCAGCTCGAAGATGCCGAGGTGGTGCTCTTCGCCTACGGCTCGACCAGCCGCAGCGCCCGCTACGCGGTCAACGAGCTGCGCAAGGAAGGCATCAAGGCCGGGATGTTCCGCCCGATCACCGTCTGGCCCTTCCCCGAACAGCGGGTTGCCGAGCTGGCTGACCAGGCCAAGGCAATCATCTGCCCGGAAATGAACCTCGGACAGATGGTCCGTGAAGTCGAACGCGTTGCCAAGGGTGCCTGCATCGTCAGCCACATCGGCCGCGTAGATGGTGAGCCGATCAATCCCGGCCAGATTATCGACCGGGTGAAGGAGGTGCTGTAATGGCATACGATTACGAGAAATCAATCCGTCCGGGCAAGCTGCCCCATATCTGGTGCCCCGGTTGCGGCCACGGCATCGTCATGAAGGGCCTGATCCGCGCCATGGACGCCTGTGAACTGGACCTGAAAAACACCGCCGTGGTTTCCGGCATCGGCTGCGCCAGCCGCCTGCCCGGCTACCTCGACGCCTGCACCCTGCACACCGCCCATGGCCGGGCGGCCGCTTTCGCCACCGGCGTCAAGATGGCCAAACCGGAGATGACCGTGCTGGTAGTCGGTGGTGACGGCGACGGCACCGCCATCGGCGGCAACCACTTCATCCATGCCTGCCGCCGCAACATCGACATCACCTACATCGTGATGAACAACAGCATCTACGGCATGACCGGTGGTCAGTTCTCGCCCTGCACCCCGACCGGGGCGATGGCTTCGACCACCCCCTACGGCAACCCCGATCCGACCTTCGACATCAGCAAACTGGCAATCGGCGCCGGAGCGACCTTTGTCGCCCGCGGCACCGCCTTCCACGCCACCCAGATCGACAAGCTGATCGCCGAGGGCATCCGCCACAAGGGTACGGCGGTGATCGAAATCCTCGATGACTGCCCGACCACCTACGGTCGCCGCAACAAGTTCCGTTCGGTGGTCGACATGATGAAGCGACTCAAGGATATCGCCGTCCCGGTGGCCGCGGCCGCCAAAATGACCCCTGAGCAACTCGAAGGCAAGGTTCTCACCGGCGTTCTCTTCAAGGAAGAACGTCCCGAGTACACCGAGCAGTACACCCAGGTTATTGCCAAGGCGCAAGGCGCCTGATCCCCAGCTGAAGGAGAATTGAACCATGGCAGAACGTTATGAAATTCGGTTTTCCGGTGCCGGTGGTCAGGGCCTGATCACCGCCGGAATCATCCTGGCCGAGGCGGCCAGCATCGTCGAAGGCAAAAGTGCCGTCCAGTCTCAGAGCTACGGCCCCGAGGCCCGTGGCGGCGCCTCCAAGTCGGAAGTCATCATTTCGGATGGCCCCATCGACTACCCGAAAGCGACCATTGTCGATGCCTGCCTCGCCATGACCCAGGTCGCCTGCGACAAGTACGCCAACGGCATCAAGCCCGGCGGGCTGCTGCTGCTTGATGAAGATTTCGTGCCCAACGTCCCCGAAGGCGATTTCAAAGTGGTTCGGGTGCCGATCATGCGCACCGCCCAGGAAGAAATCGGCCGCGCCATCGTCGCCAACGTGGTCGCCCTCGGAGCGATGATCGCCCTGACCGGCGTCGTTGCCAAGGAATCCGGCCTCAAGGCGGTTCTCTCCCGGGTTCCCGAGGCCTTCAAGGACCTCAACGAAAAAGCCTACAATCTGGGCTTCGAGAAGGTTAAAGCCGCCATGGCCTGAAAACCGGCCGGCACAGCAGAACAAAGAAAGCCCGGAGCATCCGCTCCGGGCTTTCTTTTGTTTGGAAAGGTCTATTAATCTAGCCGAATTCGGCGATGAACTTCTCGGCCATCGCCACATCCTCCTTGCTGCCGATGAAAACCGGTGACCGCTGGTCAATTCCTTCCGGTTCGATATCGAGAATCCGCTCCCGGCCATTGGAGGCCGCACCGCCCGCCTGCTCCATGATGAAAGCCATGGGATTCAGTTCGTAGAGCAGTCGCAGCTTGCCGTTGGGAGCGCCTTCGAGATGGGGATACATGAAAATCCCCTGTCCCTTGATCAGCACCTGATTGATATCCGGAACAAAGCCGCCGCTGTAGCGCAGCTTGGAACCTTTCGCCTCCAGGGATGAGATGAACTTTTCCACTCCGGGAGAATACTTGTTGCGCTGCCCGCCGGGAGAATAGATGGTACCGGCCGGCTGCATCTTCACATGCTCCTGAATCAGGGTGTATTCCATCAGCGAGTTCATGGCAAATTCATGAACGCCGCTGCCGGTCGAGTAGACCAGGGTACAGCGGGGGCCATAGAGGATATACATGGCGGCCACCATGTTGCGGCCGCGCTGCAGCACGTTGTCGCCACGGTAAATACCGATAATGGTTCCGACAGCCAGGTTGACATCGACCAGGGAAGAGCCGTCGAGAGGATCGTAAGTAATCGAATACTTGCCGTTCAGGTTGACATTGATAATCTCGTCGGTCTCTTCGGAGGCGATGGTGGAAATCACCCCGGAATGGATCAACCGCTTGCGCAGGATCCGGTCGGAGAGCACATCAAGCGCCAGCTGTTCCTCCCCGTAGAGGTTTGACGTACCGGCAACCCCCAGGTCGCCGGTGCGGATAGCGTTGATCACGTAACGCGAAGCGGTGGCTATTTCGCAGATGACCCTGGTCAGGTCCCGATCTTCCTCATGCTCCCGCAGATGACGTCGCAGATCGACCTGAAAAGGTGTTGTACCCGGTTCTCTAACCATGAAATTTCCCTCCTGACGGACAGATTGAACACTCTTGACCATTGCCTGTACCAGGCTAAGGAGTTTAGACCATCCCCACTGCCTGAACAAGAGCAAATCTCGCGGTCTGCGGCTGCCTTGACGTCTTCCCGGTGACTGCTATGCTGGATGAACACCCAGACCCGGGAGGATACGTCATGAAAGAAGAACAACAGCAGCAACCGACATCCCCTGAGAGTGACCACCAACATGAACGCAAAACCATGGAGAAGTTCTGGGGAGCCACGGTCGAAACCTGGAACAGCGCGACCTTCCGCGCCAATCAGTACAAACGGATTGTGCAGAAAAAGATCGATCTGACCTCACTGCACAAGAAGATTTCCACCGCTCACGCCGATCTTGGCAAAAAAATCGACGACCTGTACCAGAACGGCAACGACAATGTCATGGAACATCCGGATGTCATGAACATGCTCAAGGGCCTCGGCAGCATGCGCCAGGCCGCGGCAGGACTCGAAGAGGAGATTGTCAAGATCAAGAACGAAGAACCGCCGGAAGACGAGATGCAGCCGCCGACAGGCGGAAACGCCTGACATCCCGGCACAAGAAGGAAGCCTGTACCCAATTGAAACGGGCCCTGAAAATCAGGGCCCGTTTTTTCATCTACATTCAGTTTTCAACATCAGCGCAGGTGCTTGCGCGCCCGCGGCACACTGTGCAGGCGTTCATCCTTGTACTCCCGGTCCCACTTGCGCATCTCTTCGAGGACTTCCGCTTCGACGGCCGACATCTCGGCGGCATGCCGGTCCATGATGTCGATGGCCCTGTCGATGCTGTCGCTGCGCTGTTTCAATCCGGGGCGGGGGTCATTGATTCCTGCATGGTTAAACTGGGGCATACATCCTCCTTACTACGGCTGTGCCCACGACCTTGATTCCGAACACGGACATGGGCGACCAACGATCAGTGAAGTCCCAGAGGTCCTCTTATTATACAACGACCGACCATCCGGGCAAACCCCTGTTCAACATCTTTTTGTTCGTCTCTCTGATTTGTGGTTCTAACGACCGAGATCCTGTTTCCACTGTTGCTGCAATTCCGCCAGGCTCAGGCCATAAGATCCGAAAACCCGGGCAAAGGCATCATCCGCGGAAGCTCCCGCACCGAGATCCCGCAGGATATCCCCGATTTGAAACCAGCCGTAATCATCCACCAGGTAACGGACAAAAGAATAGCTCTGTTCGTAAGCCAGACGGACCTCGGCAGCCGGCAGATTTTTCCAGCTGCCGGTCAGGGAGTTGAAATCAAGCAATGCCGGCGCCTGTTCCAGGGCCCGCAGGGGTGGATTAAAACGCCCGCGTCCTGCCAGTTCGGCCAGGCCTTCATTGAGCCAGGTCGGACAATGATTCCCGGCCAGTTCCCGCACGACAACATGGGTGTATTCATGAAACAGTACCGCCTGAAGGGGGGCGGAAACCTGCTTCACGCCACCGAGCGGGATACGGATTTTGCCGTCGTAAAGGCCCGCGGCCCAGTCGGGCGAGGCGGTGATGCGGGAGAAATCGGCACGCGTGTAAATCAGCACCGGAACCTGTCCGGCGGGATAAACATCCAGATTCCCTCCCAGTTCAACATAGGCCTGGTGAAGAACATCGAGCAGTTCAGCACCAAGATCCGGATCGCCGGCAGCATCGTAGGAAAGAACAAAGCTGGACGTGTAGCTCTGTTCCATACCTGACTCGACCTTGGCCTCCCGCCGGGCCTTGGCCAGCATCGCCTGAAGAGACGTATTTCCCGGGTCCAGTTCCAGAGCCCTGTTCCAGGCGTCAATCGCCTCCTCCAGGCGATTGGTGAGATAGTCAACCCGACCGAGAAGCTGCCACACCCCCGCCTGTTGATCATCGATGCCGAGAGCTTCGTTGAGAACCACCTCGGCTTCGGCGTAGGCTTTCTCCGCCACCAGGGCATGAGCCCGGGCGAGCAGAAAACGGGTATCGTCCGGCGCCAGTTCCTGTCCCTGTTGAAAAAGGTCACCGGCCTGACGATATCTTCCCTGGCGCAGCAGTTCATGACCACGGGCCAACAGAACGACGGCGAGATTTTTTCGAATCTGTTCGTCGTAGGGCTGGTCCTGCCGGGCCTGGCGCAGGTAATCCAATGCCCTGGCGGTATCACCGGCCCGATAGGCCTCAGCACCCAGCTGGTTGTTCTGGGAGGCATTCAGAGCGGCACAGCAGAACGAAGCCGACAGCAGGAGAAAAACCAGCAGCAGAATCAGTCCGGCAGCTCTTGACCCGTTCAAGGACGCTTCCCCCGGGCGAGAATCTCCAGCATCGCCTGGTGCAGCAGGCCGTTGCTGGCAAGAATTTCAGCACCGTGAATGTCGAGCGGCGCATCGGAAAAATCACTCACCCGCCCACCGGCCTCGCGGACAATCAACTGACCGGCGGCGATATCCCAGGGTTTGAGTTTCATCTCCCAGTAACCATCGAAACGGCCGCAGGCGGTATAAACCAGGTCAAGGCTGGCCGCCCCGGGACGACGGCAGGCCTGGGCGGCCTGCTGAAAGGCAACGAAGTGATCGTAATTATTGACCGGGCTTTGTTTCCGGTCATAGGGGAAGCCGGTTGCCAGCAATGCCTGGTCAAGCTGGTCAGTCTTTGAGACCTGGAACCGTCGGTCATTGAGCCTGGCCCCCTGTCCCTTTTCCGCGATGAACATCTCGTTCATCGCGGGATTGTAGACAACACCGAGTACGACCTCACCATCAACCGCCAGGGCGATGGAAACCGTCCACCAGGGCAAGCCGTGGGCATAATTCGTGGTGCCGTCAAGCGGGTCGATAATCCACTGGTACGGAGATTTCCGGGCCCCGTAATCTCCCTCCTCGGCAAGGATGTCGTGACGCGGGAAAATACCCCGGATGACATTGACGATCATCTCTTCAGCCGCCTGGTCGGCGTCAGTCACCAGGTCGACTTCACCCTTGTGGCGAATCTGCAGGGTCCGACCGAATTTCTCCAGCAGCACCTTCCCCCCGGCGACAGCCGCCTGCAGGGCAATTTCTTTCATAGAACCTCCCCCGGCCCGGTCGGTGAAAGCTGGTCGCACCACATCCGGGTTGCGCCGACCACCGCCAACGGGATACAGAAAAACTGCAGAAAAGGGATGGCCAGCAGGCAGAGAACCCCGGTACCGAAGCCGAAGGCCATGAACATGCGCCCGCCGATAAAGCGGCGCTGTTCACGAAACCCCTGCCCCTTGCGGCCGAAAACATAACTGGTGTACTGGATGGCGAGAAAATAGACCGTAAACAGGAAGGAGAGAACCGAATAAAGCAGAGTGCCGAACCCGGGAATGAAATTCAAGAGCAGCAGCAGTACCATGCCGATGACAAAAACGATAAGTTTCCTGCATTCGTCGACCAGGATACGCCCGATTTCCCGCAGCGAAAAGGGTACCCCCTCAGCCTTCCCGCGAATCGCCAGCTCGGTTTTCTCCGACAACAGATCATTGAAGGGGGACGAAATCAGATTGCCGACCACGGTGAAAGAAAAGAAGACCAGCACCGCCGTCAGCACCACCGCCACCAGCCAGAGAAAATAATAAAGCGTCGCCCAGTACCAGGCATCGCCGCTCGGAATCATCGTCTCAACCCGGGTGTTGAAAAAATCGAGCCCCAGCCAGACAGCCAGAGAAAAAATAACCGTGTTGATCAGAAAGGGAATCAGTACATATTTCCACAATCGCGGCGTCTTCATCAGGAAGCGCCCACCGGCGAAAGGGTAGAAGAAACCACGCGAAAAATGAGTCAGGGGATTGTTGCGGAGCAGATTGACCATCGACAGTCGCCTCGAACCGGGTAGGTGATAGAAGGTTACATCCTATCACAGCCGCCGGGGGTTCGTCATCGGCAACAAGCGTGCTTTTCGGTTATAATGGTGTTCAGTCCAACCCTTAGGGGTTGGGGCCCGCCGACCGCAAACACTGACAAGGGAGAGAACAACATGACTGAATTCAGTTGCCAGAACCCCGAAGAACACTGCGACCTGCACGCCTGCCAGTTGACCGGCAAGGAGCGCAACCCGGACGTCGACAAGATATTTGAAAACCCCCGTTTCGCCTGCACCAACTGTGGTGTCAAGGTCCACGATGCGGCCAACGTCTGCATGCCCAAAGAACTCTGAGGGTTGCATCAGCAGACAGAAACAAAGGGGCAGACTGCCTTCACAGCGTCTGCCCTTTGCTTTTTCGTCTGACAGACCTCACTCGTCAGCGAGCATCCGCTCCAGGGCATATCGCGCGTGCAGTTCGGTGGTGTTGAACAGCGGCATGTCGGTGTGTTCCGGCCTGATCAGCAGCGGGATTTCAGTACAGCCGAGGACAACTCCCTGCGCTCCGAGTCCGCGCAACCGCTCGATGATCCGCAGGTAGGCTCGACGCGAGGAGTCGGTGAACTGCCCGCGACAGAGTTCCGCGAAGATAACCTGATGCACCAGTTCCCGCTCTTCCTCTTCGGGGATGACCACCTCGATTCCGAACCCCTGCCGCAGTCGATCCCGGTAAAAACCTTCCTCCATGGTGTAACGGGTACCGAGCAGGCCGACCCTGGTCACGCCCCTGGCTAAACAAGCGCGACCAACGGCATCGGCGATATGCAGCAACGGTACATCGATCCGGGCTTCGACCTGCGGCGCCACCTTGTGCATCAGGTTGGTACAGATCAGCACCATATCGGCGCCGCACTGCTGCAGCCCCCGGGCGGCGGCACCGAGCATTGCGCCCGCCTGCTGCCAGCGACCGCTGACCTGCAGCTGCTCAATCTCGGCGAAATCAACGCTGTGCATGATGATTTTGGCCGAATGTAATCCTCCGAGTCGTTCACGCACTCCCTGGTTGAGAATCTGATAATACAAAATGGTCGATTCCCAACTCATGCCGCCCAACAGACCAACTGTTTTCATAACCATAACGCCTCCCTGTCCTGGAATACCCCATTCAAACCCGAAAACTGTTTACAAAACAGATACAGATAACATAAAAAACAAACATAACAGTTTTTCGGGAGACCGAGATGGACCACAATGAATTCCGCTACCGCAGGGTCGAAAAGCAGATCACCACGCTGATCGAAAGCGCTGCCATCAAACCCGGCGACAGACTGCCCTCGCTGCGCAAATTGAGCGGCCAACTCGGCGTCAGCATCAGTACTGTCAGCCAGGCCTATCTCGAACTGGAAAAAAAGGGGGTCATCGCCTCCCGGGAACGCTCGGGGTTCTTCCTCAGCCCATCCGCCGGCCGCATGCCCGCCCCGGCCAGCCGCCCCCGCCCGGCCCTGGTACCGACCAGCAGCAGCCGCAGCGGACTGATTCAAAAGGTTCTTGAGGCGCTTGGCAACAGGGATCTGCTCCCCTTCGGCGTGGTCTGTCCCGCCGACGAACTGCTGCCGGCGAAGACCCTGGCGCGGCTGTTCAGCAACTCCCTGCGCAACGATCCGGCTCGGGCTCTCAATTACGCACCCGTCGCCGGCGAGGATGATCTGCGGCGCCAGCTCGCCCTGCGCGCGCTGGAAGCCGGAATCAGCGTCACCCCCGAAGAGATCCTCATCACCAGCGGCGCCATGGAAGGACTTGCCATCGCCTTGCGGGCCCTGACCAAACCGGGAGACAATGTCCTGATCCAGTCGCCCAGCTACTTCTGTTTCCTGCAGCTTCTTGAAAACTGCGGTCTGCGCGCCATCGAAATTCCTTCTTCAGGCGACGGCATCGATCCGCGAGACGTCCGCCGCGCCATCGAACGTTTCGAGATCCGCGCGGCGATCCTGGTTCCGAACTTCAACAACCCCGACGGCAGCCTGACCGCGGACACCCGCAAAGAAGAGATCGTGCGCCTGCTCGGCGAACGGGGTATTCCCCTGGTCGAGGATGATGTCTACGGCGAGATCTATTTCGGCGCCGAACGATCGCGATGCTGCAAGAGCTTCGATGACGCGGGCGAGGTCATTTACTGTTCCTCCTTCTCCAAGACCATCGCGCCGGGTTACCGGGTCGGCTGGATGATTCCCGGCCGCCACTACGGCAAAGCCCTGGACCTCAAGACCACGACCAACATCTGCACCGCCTCCCCCAACCAGATGGCAATTGCCGCCTTCCTGCGTGAAGGCTACTTCGAGCGCCACATGCGCCGCCTGCGCGGAGCTATCCACAACCAGATGAAAGCGTTGCTGCTCAGCCTGCACCGCCACTTCCCGGCTGAAACCCGGGCCGGTTTTCCCTCCGGCGGGGCCGCGATCTGGGTCGAACTGCCGCCAGACATCGACGCGGTCGACTATTTCTTCAAGGCGCGGGAAGCGGGCATCGGCCTGGCACCGGGCCCGATTTTCTCGACCCAGGACAAATACAACAACTTCATCCGTCTCAGCTGTAACGGGATCTGGAACGAGAAAATGGAACAGGGGGTGAAAACCCTCGGCAGATTGGCCGAAGAGATGTACTGAATCAATCCTGAATCAATGAGCCCCTTGTCGGTGGCCAGCACAAGTCATTGGCCTGCCTGAGCTTCCCAAAAATCACCAGCGAACCTATGGGTGCGCTTCAGATTTTTGGAAATCCCATTCAGGCCAAGCACTTGCACTCTCCATCCAACAGGAACTCACTGATTCAGGAATCCCCGGATCCACCGGCTGTTTTGCGGACCGAGGGTGGCGAGACGGGTGAAGGGGCGAGGCGCCGTGCCGATTCGGGCGGAAACGTAGCCGAGCTACGTTGAGCACCGAACCGGTGAAGGCAACGAAGCAGATTCATCCGTAACGACAGCCGAATCCCGAAATTGCCGGTGGATTTGGGGAATCCACCCGGGCGGCACTGATCCCGGCCAGGTAGCCGGTCGACCAGCAGACCTGCAGGTTGAAACCGCCGGTCGGCCCGTCGATATCAAGCATTTCGCCGGCAAAATAGAGGTTCTCGATTTTCTTCGAGCGCAGGCTGCGCATGTCGACATCCTTGAGAGAAACGCCGCCTGACGTGACGATCGCCTTCTTCAGCCCTTCATGGCCGGTGACCCGCAGCGGCAGGCGCTTGAACAACTCCAGCAGGCCCCGACGTTCGGTACGGGTGACGGAGTGGCATTTCTTGCCGGGATCGATGCCGGAAAGCAGGATGAAACGGGGGATCATGTCGCGCGGCAGCAGCTTGCCAAGGGCATTGCGGAAATCCCTGTTGGCATGATCCGCAAGTTCGCGCTGCAGGCGTTTGTCGAACAACTCGTCACTGACCGCCGGTTTAAAATCAACCTCCAGCGAAACTTTCCCCTTTGTCAAAGCCTCACGGATAGCGGAACTCATATCGAGGATGATCGGCCCGCCGATACCGGTGCGGGTGAAGAAGGCCTCACCGAAACGTTCATCGAACGGCGAGCCGTCGAGCAGGGCGGCGATGCGGATATTTTTCAGATTGAGACGGCACCATTCCCCGGTCCAGTCTTCGGCCAGCCGAATCGGCATCAATGCCGCTTCCGGCTTGACCAGTCGGTGACCACACGCTTCGGCCCAGGCGTAACCGTCACCGGTACAGCCGGTTTCGGGATAGGAAAGCCCGCCGGTGGCAACCAGGTAGCGGGCCGCCCGAGAAATACCGCGGCCGGTCACCACCCCGCTTATGCGGCCACCCTCCACCTGCAGGTGCCTGACCTCACAGCCGGTGCGGAGTTCGACTCCGCAGTCACGCAGAAAGCGGTCCAGAACCTGCTGCACATCGACCGCCCCGCCACGGGCCGGGAAAACCCGCCCGCCCCGCTCGGTTTTCAGGTCCAGTCCGCGCTGCCGGAAAAAATCGACAACATCCCGTGGTCCGAAAGCATAGAGAGCCGTCAGCAGGGCCCTGCCGTTGCGCCCGAATGCCTCGGCAAAGTGCCGCGGATCATCCTCGTCGTGGGTTACGTTGCAACGCCCCTTGCCGGTGATCAGCAGCTTGGCGCCGCAGCGCCGGTTCTTTTCCAGCAGCAGCACCCGGGCACCGTTGAGGGCGGCAAAGCCGGCAGCGAAGATCCCGGCGGGGCCACCGCCGATGACGATCAGATCATGAGAGCTGCAATGATTTTCCGGCGGGTTTCTCACGGATGCCCCGTTCCCGGGATCAGCTGTCAATGGACAGAACCCGGGGCAATTCGGCCACTCTGGACTTGAACAGTTCCAGACTGCCGTCATTGACAATGATGTCGTCCCAGGCGTCGAAACCGTCGAGCGAGGTTTCACTGGCGTGATTGCCGGCGGCGGCGAAGCCGGGACGCTCGATCTTGACAATCCTGCCGTCAAGTTCCCGGATGGAGCGCAGTTCGTTCATGAAACGCACATCATCGACCAGGATGTGAACCCTGTCGAGATCGTAATCACGCACCTTCCGCGTCCAGGCCCGGGTCCAGTAATCGGGCTCCCGGGCGCGGCGGTATTCGGTCCCCCACCACTGCAGAATCAGGCGCACGGTCAGGGCCGTCTGTCCCGGACGATCCTGGATGGCACTGTTGATACGGATAAAATCTGCCCAAGGCGGGCAAACCTCAAGGGCTTTTTCCTGATCGATATAAAAGGTACGGACCTTATCCTCCTGGCTGCCGTAGACCAGGGGCACATGGTCGACGGCGCCAACCTGACGCAGAAAACCCTCGACCTCGTCGCGCAACAGCATCGCCATCGGCACAATCAGCGTTTCACGTTGGAGCAGGGGAGCAAGATGGTGGGCGGCGGTGGTTTTCCCCGAGGCGGCCTTGCCGGCAAATCCAAGTATCATCACAGATCCTTCGTCCGAAAATTCACGCCGAGTGTACAGAATTCGAAGGCAGGCTGCAATGGCACAGGCGTAAAAAAGCGGGAGTCAGATCGACTCCCGCTCGCTTCTGGTTCAGAGTGTCGTCACTACTCGGGCGGCAACACGCAGCAGACAATCTCCACCCGCCGATTCTGATAGCGCCCTTCCCTGGTCTTGTTGTCGGCAACCGGTCGGCTCTTGCCGTAACCCCTGAAGAGCAGCCTCTTGCCGTCAATACCATAATTGGCAATCAGGTAATCACGAACCGCCCTGGCACGAGCCTCGGAGAGTTTCTGATTGTACTCCGCGCTGCCGGTATGGTCGGTGTGACCGGCGATCAGGATGAACGGCACCTGGCTGTGCTCACGAATAAAGGCGGCCGCCCGATCGAGATCGGCCTTGAACTCCGGCTTGATTTCAGCCTTGTCGAAATCGAAATTGATGTGCAGGGTCAGCTTCAGGCTGCAGCCGTCCTCATCGACGAATTCTCCACGCGGTGTATTCGGACACTTGTCACGGCTGTTGGGTACGCCGTCACCATCATCATCCCCATCTACCGGGGCCGCTTTGCGCTGCAGGAACGCCTTTTCAACAAAAGCCGCCATGGCCCCGGAGTCGGCGAGGCTCGCCGCGGTCTGTGACGAACCACAGCTACTGGCTGCCGCGACCTGCTGCAGGGCCTTTTCCCCCTGAGGGAAACCACCGACAGCGATGGTATGAATACAGAGATTGCCGCCAAAAGCATCAACCAGTTTCTTGGCCGCAACCGGGGCGTCACTCAT
The sequence above is a segment of the Geothermobacter hydrogeniphilus genome. Coding sequences within it:
- a CDS encoding NAD(P)/FAD-dependent oxidoreductase, with the protein product MRNPPENHCSSHDLIVIGGGPAGIFAAGFAALNGARVLLLEKNRRCGAKLLITGKGRCNVTHDEDDPRHFAEAFGRNGRALLTALYAFGPRDVVDFFRQRGLDLKTERGGRVFPARGGAVDVQQVLDRFLRDCGVELRTGCEVRHLQVEGGRISGVVTGRGISRAARYLVATGGLSYPETGCTGDGYAWAEACGHRLVKPEAALMPIRLAEDWTGEWCRLNLKNIRIAALLDGSPFDERFGEAFFTRTGIGGPIILDMSSAIREALTKGKVSLEVDFKPAVSDELFDKRLQRELADHANRDFRNALGKLLPRDMIPRFILLSGIDPGKKCHSVTRTERRGLLELFKRLPLRVTGHEGLKKAIVTSGGVSLKDVDMRSLRSKKIENLYFAGEMLDIDGPTGGFNLQVCWSTGYLAGISAARVDSPNPPAISGFGCRYG
- a CDS encoding OmpA family protein, with the protein product MRRTFSAIAMLLLSSAFLFGCAAQQTRMAPMTFSPATFESGKYQPRVNNALFILDSSMTMAMEGSGTNFQDAKGVIAGINRSLPPDLGFNTGLRHFGLHSKQMAAETELIYGLARYTRSGLQQGLDAVKEAGGNSPLAAALMAAGQDLSGAGGKNAIVVVSDGLQMSDAPVAAKKLVDAFGGNLCIHTIAVGGFPQGEKALQQVAAASSCGSSQTAASLADSGAMAAFVEKAFLQRKAAPVDGDDDGDGVPNSRDKCPNTPRGEFVDEDGCSLKLTLHINFDFDKAEIKPEFKADLDRAAAFIREHSQVPFILIAGHTDHTGSAEYNQKLSEARARAVRDYLIANYGIDGKRLLFRGYGKSRPVADNKTREGRYQNRRVEIVCCVLPPE